One window of the Thermodesulfomicrobium sp. WS genome contains the following:
- the cobA gene encoding uroporphyrinogen-III C-methyltransferase produces the protein MAKAYLIGAGPGDPGLITVKGQRLLAEADVVIYDYLASPELLAVCREDAERIYVGKKGGDHTLPQEEINALIVAKVREGKNVARLKGGDPYIFGRGAEEAEELLAAGLEFEVVPGVTSAVAGPAYAGIPLTHRKYASSVSFITGHEDPTKPDSAHNWQALATGTSTLCFFMGVKNLPYITEQLMKHGMRPDMPAALVRWGTTPRHRSWVSTVAKIAEVAAREKIQAPSMLVVGEVVRLRDTLNWFERQPLLGKGVVITRAREQASDLKEQLQRQGAFCHEFPTIAVRPCWDTPQTRETIAHLADFGWVVFTSVNGVRAFWDALAACGRDSRVLAGCQVAAIGPATAQELTQRGIVPDFVPERFVAESALEGLLARGAGSGAVLIPRARVARDVLPQGLSQAGARVEVLPMYETHLAEADAASTLELLREGMLHYVTFTSSSTVENFFALLAPEVLRPFVDQGLRLACIGPVTAATLERFGFSAHVQPRDYTIPALVQALLEDAA, from the coding sequence ATGGCCAAGGCGTATCTCATCGGCGCGGGTCCAGGGGACCCGGGCCTGATTACGGTCAAGGGGCAGCGGCTGCTCGCCGAGGCGGACGTGGTCATCTACGACTATCTCGCCAGTCCCGAGCTCTTGGCCGTGTGCCGCGAGGATGCCGAGCGCATCTACGTGGGCAAGAAGGGCGGGGATCACACCCTGCCGCAGGAGGAGATCAATGCCCTCATCGTGGCCAAGGTGCGGGAAGGCAAGAACGTCGCCCGGCTGAAAGGCGGAGACCCGTACATTTTTGGCCGCGGCGCGGAAGAGGCGGAGGAGCTCTTGGCCGCAGGCCTTGAGTTCGAGGTGGTGCCTGGGGTGACGTCTGCCGTGGCGGGGCCTGCGTATGCGGGCATTCCGCTCACGCATCGCAAGTACGCCTCCTCGGTGTCCTTCATCACGGGGCACGAAGACCCCACCAAGCCGGATTCGGCCCACAACTGGCAGGCCTTGGCCACGGGGACCAGCACCCTATGCTTTTTCATGGGCGTCAAAAATTTGCCCTATATCACCGAACAGCTCATGAAGCATGGCATGCGTCCGGACATGCCGGCAGCCTTGGTGCGTTGGGGCACCACGCCGCGGCATCGCTCCTGGGTATCCACGGTGGCCAAGATCGCCGAAGTGGCGGCACGGGAGAAGATCCAAGCCCCATCCATGCTGGTGGTGGGGGAAGTCGTGCGCCTGCGGGACACCCTCAATTGGTTCGAGCGCCAGCCCTTGTTGGGCAAGGGGGTGGTCATCACCCGGGCGCGGGAGCAGGCCAGCGATCTCAAGGAGCAATTACAGCGGCAGGGGGCTTTTTGCCACGAGTTTCCCACCATCGCGGTGCGCCCGTGCTGGGATACCCCGCAGACCCGGGAGACCATCGCCCATCTGGCGGACTTTGGCTGGGTGGTGTTCACCTCGGTCAACGGCGTGCGCGCCTTTTGGGACGCCTTGGCTGCATGCGGCCGCGATAGCCGCGTCTTGGCAGGATGCCAGGTGGCGGCCATCGGTCCGGCCACGGCGCAGGAACTGACGCAGCGGGGGATTGTCCCGGATTTCGTGCCCGAGCGTTTTGTGGCGGAATCGGCCCTGGAAGGGCTTTTGGCCCGCGGCGCGGGCTCTGGGGCGGTGCTCATCCCCCGGGCGCGGGTGGCGCGGGACGTGCTTCCACAGGGCCTCTCTCAGGCCGGGGCGCGGGTGGAAGTGCTCCCCATGTACGAGACCCATTTGGCTGAGGCGGATGCGGCCTCCACGCTGGAACTCTTGCGCGAAGGCATGCTCCATTACGTGACCTTCACCAGCTCTTCCACGGTAGAGAACTTTTTCGCTCTCCTGGCGCCGGAAGTGCTGCGGCCGTTCGTGGATCAAGGCTTGCGGCTGGCGTGTATCGGGCCGGTGACCGCGGCCACCTTGGAGCGGTTTGGATTTTCCGCCCATGTGCAGCCGCGCGACTACACCATCCCGGCCCTGGTGCAGGCATTGCTGGAGGACGCCGCGTGA
- the purN gene encoding phosphoribosylglycinamide formyltransferase, which yields MRLGVLVSGSGSNLQAILDRVQAGHVPGTTVALVLANDPAAYGLTRARNAGVPTACVDHRGFSSRQDFDAELVRRLVDAGVDTVALAGFMRILTPVFLEAFAGRVLNIHPAILPAFPGVHAQGQQADYGVRLAGCTVHFVDEHMDHGPIIIQAAVPATPQDTAQSLGERILALEHRIYPQALAWLASGRITVRGRQVEVAGADYAGGGRYWTVPALEPPFDEQLRAVP from the coding sequence GTGAGGCTCGGGGTTTTGGTTTCCGGCTCCGGCTCCAACCTGCAGGCCATCCTCGACCGGGTGCAGGCAGGCCATGTGCCCGGGACCACGGTGGCATTGGTGCTTGCCAACGACCCGGCGGCATACGGATTGACGCGGGCGCGGAACGCCGGAGTGCCCACGGCCTGTGTGGACCACCGCGGATTTTCCTCGCGGCAGGACTTTGATGCGGAGCTGGTGCGTCGCCTGGTGGACGCTGGCGTGGATACCGTGGCCCTGGCCGGGTTTATGCGCATCCTCACTCCGGTCTTTTTGGAGGCCTTTGCGGGTCGGGTGCTCAATATCCATCCTGCCATCCTGCCGGCCTTTCCTGGGGTCCACGCCCAAGGCCAGCAGGCGGACTACGGCGTGCGCCTGGCGGGGTGCACGGTGCATTTCGTGGATGAACACATGGACCACGGCCCCATCATCATTCAGGCCGCAGTACCGGCCACCCCGCAGGATACGGCCCAGAGCCTTGGGGAGCGGATCCTGGCCTTGGAGCATCGTATTTATCCGCAAGCATTGGCCTGGCTGGCTTCGGGCCGCATCACGGTGCGTGGCCGCCAGGTGGAGGTCGCCGGGGCAGACTACGCTGGAGGCGGGCGGTACTGGACGGTTCCGGCCTTGGAGCCGCCCTTTGACGAGCAATTGCGCGCAGTGCCGTGA
- the amrA gene encoding AmmeMemoRadiSam system protein A, giving the protein MGFHLQITDAEKAACKALARHAIAQRLGRDAPRPDTSSPLFSQHYGAFVTLKRHGQLRGCIGNVSAAGPLAETIERMAQAAAFEDPRFAPVEAAEWESLEIEISILGPVTLCPDPNLVEVGRHGLIVRRGFHSGLLLPQVAVEWGWDRETFLDHTCLKAGLPRGCWKKPKVELWWFEAVVF; this is encoded by the coding sequence ATGGGATTTCATCTGCAAATCACGGATGCGGAAAAGGCGGCGTGTAAGGCGTTGGCGCGCCATGCCATTGCCCAGCGGCTGGGGCGGGACGCACCCCGGCCCGACACCAGTTCGCCGCTTTTTTCCCAACACTACGGGGCATTTGTGACCTTGAAGCGCCATGGCCAATTGCGTGGCTGCATCGGCAACGTGAGCGCCGCAGGCCCCCTGGCCGAGACCATCGAACGCATGGCCCAGGCCGCGGCCTTCGAGGACCCGCGCTTTGCGCCGGTGGAGGCCGCGGAATGGGAGTCTTTGGAGATCGAAATCTCCATCCTCGGGCCCGTCACCCTGTGCCCGGATCCCAACTTGGTGGAAGTGGGGCGCCACGGTCTCATCGTGCGCCGAGGTTTCCATTCGGGATTGCTTCTGCCGCAGGTGGCGGTGGAATGGGGGTGGGACCGGGAGACCTTTTTGGATCACACCTGCCTCAAGGCCGGGCTTCCGCGCGGGTGCTGGAAAAAGCCGAAAGTGGAGCTCTGGTGGTTCGAGGCCGTGGTCTTTTGA
- a CDS encoding polyphenol oxidase family protein produces MPPVFLDFHFPGLPHIGVAFTTCRGGVSRSPYAEANLSFDVGDDAQSVRANRWALRHALGFSRWQELRQVHGIAVVSDDGTDATETGSSREADGLMTDEEGVALVIKTADCQPILMTDTQGRFLAALHCGWRGNVAAFPLHGVRAFCSTYGLDPSEVLAVRGPSLGPGASEFVHFEKEWDPMFRRYFDPATCRVNLWQLTRDQLMAAGVPGRQIFSIDLCTASSPLFFSYRRAPTTGRQAGIIWKKPAATH; encoded by the coding sequence ATGCCCCCAGTCTTCCTCGACTTCCACTTCCCAGGACTGCCCCACATCGGCGTCGCCTTCACCACCTGCCGTGGAGGAGTAAGCCGTTCGCCCTATGCCGAGGCCAATCTCTCGTTCGACGTGGGCGACGACGCCCAAAGTGTACGCGCCAACCGCTGGGCGCTGCGCCATGCCTTGGGCTTTTCCCGCTGGCAGGAGCTCCGGCAGGTACACGGCATCGCCGTTGTGTCCGATGACGGCACGGACGCCACGGAAACCGGGAGCAGCCGCGAAGCCGACGGGCTCATGACCGACGAGGAGGGCGTGGCCCTGGTCATCAAGACCGCAGACTGCCAGCCCATCCTGATGACCGACACCCAAGGCCGCTTCCTCGCCGCCCTGCACTGCGGCTGGCGGGGGAACGTCGCGGCCTTTCCCCTGCACGGGGTGCGCGCCTTTTGCAGCACCTACGGCCTCGACCCCAGCGAGGTCCTGGCCGTACGCGGCCCAAGCCTTGGGCCCGGGGCCAGCGAATTCGTCCACTTCGAAAAGGAATGGGACCCTATGTTCCGCCGCTATTTCGATCCTGCCACCTGCCGGGTCAACCTCTGGCAGCTCACCCGCGACCAGCTCATGGCCGCCGGCGTCCCGGGACGGCAGATCTTCAGCATTGATCTCTGCACCGCCTCCTCACCTCTCTTCTTCTCCTACCGGCGCGCCCCCACCACGGGCCGGCAAGCAGGGATCATCTGGAAAAAGCCTGCCGCCACGCACTAA
- a CDS encoding 5-formyltetrahydrofolate cyclo-ligase: MSGPENASLRTQIRHAMHARRLALSEAERHQAGRDLCTRLLAQPLPGAVAVYIPFRGELDTWPIIHALWQRGVQVLAPRCRAQCPGAMDWFHVTAAEDLVPGSFGILEPDPGRAAPASDVPDWVLVPGLAFDIRGFRLGYGGGFYDRYLAAHPQVCSMGLAYDFQLVDLLPTEPWDQPVRCILTPTRTVEIFPCPQSSSTSTSQDCPTSASPSPPAVEE; the protein is encoded by the coding sequence ATGTCCGGTCCGGAAAACGCAAGCCTGCGCACCCAGATACGCCACGCCATGCACGCACGGCGCCTCGCCCTTTCCGAAGCCGAGCGCCACCAGGCGGGCAGGGATCTGTGCACACGCCTCCTCGCGCAGCCCCTGCCGGGCGCAGTCGCCGTGTACATCCCGTTTCGCGGCGAGCTGGACACCTGGCCCATCATCCACGCCCTCTGGCAGCGTGGCGTCCAGGTCCTCGCCCCCCGCTGCCGCGCCCAATGCCCCGGGGCCATGGACTGGTTTCATGTGACTGCCGCCGAAGACCTCGTCCCCGGGAGCTTCGGCATCCTCGAGCCAGACCCCGGCCGCGCCGCGCCAGCCTCCGATGTCCCGGACTGGGTGCTGGTCCCTGGACTGGCCTTCGATATTCGGGGCTTTCGTCTGGGCTACGGCGGCGGCTTTTACGATCGCTACCTGGCCGCGCATCCTCAAGTCTGCAGCATGGGCCTTGCCTATGACTTTCAGCTTGTGGATCTTCTTCCCACAGAACCCTGGGATCAGCCCGTGCGCTGCATCCTCACCCCCACCCGCACCGTGGAGATCTTCCCATGCCCCCAGTCTTCCTCGACTTCCACTTCCCAGGACTGCCCCACATCGGCGTCGCCTTCACCACCTGCCGTGGAGGAGTAA
- a CDS encoding metallophosphoesterase family protein, translating to MEKLWWIVVGDVHENLAVVDAIPELDQAAAVIISGDLTNMGGKEAGRRVLDAFLRRNPHVLAQIGNMDTAQVATELDSRGINIHRQVRELAPGVGLAAVGYSTRTPFGTPSEVDEATMAAWAREALEAAAARFAHVLFVVHTPPHATVTDRLASGVSVGSPGVRAAIEAFAPEVVVTGHIHEGRGEDWIGPSHILNPGAFGQGGYVRVWLTPEGLRASLGQAGRRP from the coding sequence ATGGAAAAGCTTTGGTGGATTGTGGTCGGCGACGTGCATGAAAATCTGGCCGTGGTGGATGCCATCCCGGAATTGGATCAGGCGGCGGCGGTCATCATCAGCGGGGATTTGACCAACATGGGCGGCAAGGAAGCCGGCCGCCGGGTGTTGGACGCCTTCTTGCGTCGGAACCCCCATGTCTTGGCGCAGATCGGCAATATGGACACCGCCCAGGTGGCTACCGAGCTCGACAGCCGGGGGATCAACATCCACCGCCAGGTACGGGAGCTTGCCCCGGGCGTGGGGCTTGCGGCGGTGGGGTACTCTACCCGCACTCCGTTTGGCACTCCCTCGGAGGTGGATGAAGCGACCATGGCGGCGTGGGCCCGGGAAGCCCTGGAAGCCGCGGCAGCGCGTTTTGCCCACGTACTCTTCGTGGTCCACACCCCGCCGCATGCCACGGTCACCGATCGTCTTGCCAGTGGAGTTTCGGTGGGCAGCCCCGGGGTGCGCGCCGCCATCGAGGCCTTTGCCCCGGAGGTGGTGGTAACCGGCCATATCCACGAGGGCCGAGGAGAAGACTGGATTGGTCCCAGCCATATCCTCAACCCCGGTGCCTTTGGCCAGGGCGGCTACGTGCGGGTATGGCTTACCCCAGAGGGGCTTCGGGCCTCCTTGGGACAGGCAGGGAGGCGGCCATGA
- a CDS encoding exodeoxyribonuclease III codes for MNLKFYSWNVNGFRSVITKGFWDWFAQADADVVFLQEVKADPTQVLDAERQVSGYQCIWNAAARKGYSGTACYTRMEPQAVRLDLPDPRFRDEGRLIELEFPWFTLFGVYFPNGQMSPERLQYKLDYYDAFLAYVEEVRAKKPVIVCGDFNTAHQEIDLKNPKQNENRSGFLPVERAWIDRFIAHGYVDTFRALHPDARDAYSWWSFRFGARRRNAGWRIDYFFVSEELMPMVRRAWIEPEVMGSDHCPVGLEVEVS; via the coding sequence ATGAACCTCAAGTTTTATTCCTGGAACGTCAATGGCTTTCGCTCCGTCATCACCAAGGGATTTTGGGACTGGTTCGCCCAAGCGGACGCGGACGTGGTCTTTTTGCAAGAGGTCAAGGCCGATCCAACGCAGGTGCTCGATGCTGAACGACAGGTTTCCGGCTACCAATGCATTTGGAATGCCGCAGCCCGGAAGGGGTATTCGGGGACTGCGTGCTATACCCGCATGGAACCGCAAGCGGTGCGTTTGGACCTGCCTGACCCCAGGTTTCGCGACGAAGGGCGTCTCATCGAGTTGGAGTTTCCCTGGTTCACGCTTTTCGGGGTGTACTTTCCCAACGGCCAGATGAGTCCGGAACGCCTGCAGTACAAACTCGACTACTACGATGCCTTCTTGGCGTACGTCGAGGAGGTGCGGGCGAAAAAGCCGGTCATCGTCTGCGGGGACTTCAATACCGCGCACCAGGAGATCGATCTCAAGAACCCCAAACAAAACGAGAACCGTTCCGGGTTTTTGCCCGTGGAGCGCGCCTGGATCGATCGCTTCATCGCCCACGGTTACGTGGACACCTTCCGCGCCCTGCATCCTGATGCCCGCGACGCCTATTCCTGGTGGAGCTTCCGTTTCGGTGCCCGTCGTCGCAACGCAGGGTGGCGTATCGACTATTTCTTCGTGTCCGAAGAACTGATGCCCATGGTGCGCCGTGCCTGGATCGAGCCGGAGGTCATGGGTTCGGACCATTGTCCGGTGGGCCTGGAGGTCGAGGTGTCATGA
- a CDS encoding TetR/AcrR family transcriptional regulator has product MSASRMPDSPMEGTARKRAIIRAAQRLFARHGYARTTIRMISREAQVAFGLVAHHFGNKENVFLAAGAALIDEVLAFIRARSPEVATGAKALECFVGLYFTFTQEHRDIFPTLIRCSPFSDDNPGLDRQRIGRKFQELIAEIESLVRRGQADGSLMVDADPHAMALFVYAAMVGAVRTVFLAGFADATFFDAARSFILRAAGAREDI; this is encoded by the coding sequence ATGAGCGCGTCGCGGATGCCGGATTCCCCCATGGAGGGCACGGCGCGCAAACGGGCCATCATCCGCGCTGCCCAGCGTCTCTTTGCGCGGCATGGCTACGCGAGGACCACCATCCGCATGATCTCCCGCGAGGCGCAGGTGGCCTTTGGCCTGGTGGCCCATCATTTCGGCAATAAGGAAAACGTCTTTCTTGCCGCCGGGGCCGCGCTCATCGACGAGGTGCTTGCCTTCATCCGCGCGCGCTCGCCTGAAGTTGCCACCGGCGCCAAGGCGCTGGAGTGCTTTGTGGGACTGTACTTCACGTTTACCCAAGAGCACCGCGACATCTTCCCCACGCTCATCCGCTGCTCTCCCTTTAGTGACGACAACCCAGGGCTTGATCGCCAGCGCATTGGCCGCAAGTTTCAGGAGCTCATCGCCGAGATCGAGTCCTTGGTGCGCCGGGGGCAGGCCGATGGGAGCCTGATGGTGGATGCCGATCCCCACGCCATGGCGCTTTTCGTGTACGCGGCCATGGTGGGGGCGGTGCGTACCGTGTTCTTGGCCGGGTTTGCCGACGCCACCTTTTTTGACGCGGCCCGAAGTTTCATCCTGCGCGCCGCCGGTGCTCGTGAGGACATCTGA
- a CDS encoding RtcB family protein: MGRDLDPEAVAQMEAACTLPVAVRGALLPDAHVGYGLPIGGVLAVRGAVIPYGVGMDIACRMRLSVLDYPVAAVEQEQERLAGILLQYTRFGVGAHMDPPLVHPVMDRDWNVSAVTRQHKDLAWRQLGTSGAGNHFVEWGVVELAEPLGPLAPGRYLGLLSHSGSRGVGGEVARFYSALARSLHPELPGHVAQLAWLDLMREEGQEYWAAMELMGHYSAANHELIHQRVAAALGAQAVFVVENHHNFAWREDVDAERLVVHRKGATPARPGMLGVIPGTMIHPAYVVEGLGARQTLYSASHGAGRSLGRKEALRRFSRRQLDDVVRRAGVLLLGGGVDEIPLAYKDIQEVMAVQQDVVRVRAVFFPRIVRMA; this comes from the coding sequence GTGGGCCGTGACCTCGACCCCGAGGCCGTGGCCCAGATGGAGGCGGCCTGCACGCTGCCCGTGGCGGTGCGGGGCGCGCTTCTGCCCGATGCCCACGTGGGGTACGGGCTTCCCATCGGCGGGGTGCTGGCGGTGCGCGGGGCGGTGATCCCCTATGGCGTGGGGATGGATATCGCCTGCCGCATGCGTCTCTCGGTGCTGGACTATCCGGTGGCGGCTGTGGAGCAGGAGCAGGAACGGTTGGCGGGTATTCTGCTCCAGTACACCCGCTTTGGCGTAGGTGCGCACATGGATCCGCCGCTGGTGCATCCGGTGATGGACCGGGACTGGAACGTGTCTGCAGTCACGCGACAGCACAAGGACCTGGCCTGGCGGCAGCTCGGCACCAGCGGTGCGGGCAACCATTTTGTGGAATGGGGGGTGGTGGAGCTCGCCGAGCCTCTGGGTCCGTTGGCGCCAGGTCGGTATCTGGGGCTCTTGTCCCATAGCGGCAGCCGCGGCGTGGGCGGCGAGGTGGCGCGGTTCTATTCGGCCCTTGCCCGCAGCCTGCACCCGGAACTCCCGGGGCATGTGGCCCAGCTCGCCTGGCTGGATCTCATGCGCGAGGAGGGGCAGGAATATTGGGCGGCCATGGAACTCATGGGCCATTACAGCGCCGCCAACCACGAACTCATCCACCAGCGGGTGGCCGCGGCTTTGGGGGCGCAGGCCGTTTTTGTGGTGGAAAATCACCACAACTTCGCTTGGAGGGAAGACGTGGACGCAGAACGCCTGGTGGTGCACCGCAAAGGGGCGACCCCGGCGCGGCCAGGAATGCTCGGCGTCATCCCCGGGACCATGATCCATCCGGCATACGTGGTGGAGGGCTTGGGTGCACGGCAGACGCTGTACTCCGCGTCCCATGGCGCAGGACGCTCTTTGGGCCGCAAGGAGGCCCTGCGTCGGTTTTCGCGCCGACAGCTGGACGACGTGGTCCGCCGGGCCGGGGTGCTGCTCCTTGGTGGGGGCGTGGACGAGATCCCGCTGGCCTATAAGGATATCCAGGAGGTTATGGCCGTGCAGCAGGATGTGGTCCGCGTCCGGGCAGTGTTTTTTCCGCGCATTGTGCGCATGGCATGA
- a CDS encoding GGDEF domain-containing protein, translating into MNEPTPPWLPMLQQFLEHSDAVVLIHADREGTVKACNLALMRLLHKDERPIGTLVTEIFITPLGEQFESLAEMVNGAPLPQVVKLRGSMYLFKMMCWHYTDGTVLLAERIGTANEAILQTMTSLTNELVNIGRDLAKKNRELEEAKAHIEVLSRTDPLTGLANRRYFLERFDEAISLARRHNSPLCVLMADLDHFKKINDSFGHEAGDRVLQHFATLLKNSCRKEDLAVRMGGEEFLVLLPHTTENEALHVAERLGEAMRTARILDPHTVITVSMGIARLRPDDTQDRLLRRADEALYRAKALGRDRVELVREDCHHEPPETHAATTSPT; encoded by the coding sequence ATGAACGAACCCACACCGCCGTGGCTGCCGATGTTGCAGCAATTCCTCGAACATTCGGACGCCGTGGTGCTCATCCACGCCGACCGCGAAGGCACAGTCAAGGCATGCAACCTCGCCCTCATGCGCCTGCTCCACAAGGACGAACGTCCCATTGGCACCCTGGTGACGGAGATCTTCATCACCCCCCTGGGCGAGCAGTTCGAGTCCTTGGCTGAAATGGTAAACGGCGCACCGCTGCCCCAGGTGGTCAAACTTCGAGGCTCCATGTATCTCTTCAAAATGATGTGCTGGCACTATACCGACGGCACGGTGCTCCTGGCCGAACGCATCGGCACGGCCAACGAGGCCATTCTTCAGACCATGACTTCCCTCACCAACGAGTTGGTGAACATTGGCCGCGATCTCGCCAAGAAAAACCGCGAACTGGAAGAGGCCAAAGCGCACATCGAAGTCTTGAGCCGCACCGATCCCCTCACCGGTTTGGCCAACCGCCGGTATTTTCTCGAGCGTTTCGACGAAGCAATCTCTTTGGCCCGCCGCCACAATTCCCCGCTGTGTGTGCTCATGGCGGATTTGGACCACTTCAAAAAGATCAACGACTCCTTTGGGCACGAGGCTGGCGACCGCGTACTCCAGCATTTCGCCACTCTCCTCAAAAATTCCTGCCGTAAGGAAGACTTGGCGGTGCGTATGGGAGGAGAAGAATTCCTCGTGCTGCTGCCGCACACCACAGAAAACGAGGCCCTGCATGTGGCCGAGCGCTTGGGTGAGGCCATGCGTACGGCGCGTATCCTGGATCCCCACACGGTCATCACCGTGAGTATGGGCATTGCCCGTCTGCGCCCTGACGATACCCAGGACCGTCTGCTGCGCCGGGCCGACGAAGCCCTCTACCGGGCCAAGGCGTTGGGGCGGGACCGCGTGGAACTGGTGCGCGAGGACTGCCACCATGAGCCGCCGGAAACACATGCGGCCACAACTTCCCCCACGTAA
- a CDS encoding cobalamin-dependent protein (Presence of a B(12) (cobalamin)-binding domain implies dependence on cobalamin itself, in one of its several forms, or in some unusual lineages, dependence on a cobalamin-like analog.) produces the protein MCAPQDPLPAPVPQEQAENYAQHTSALVEAVNTALFARTDLMDLLHDCPRETIAANHRNHAAFMATVLRLGNFVLLRKTLPWVYRAYHNQGVAYAYFRVELETWINAISRILPPPVDGILAVYQWMLDRHETTIAESQRPSPTPEPEDPKWKPTCADFTRAIMAGDVVACLSYVRQWVHDADSMLEFFIQVLQPALYTVGAHWENGTITVAQEHLASAIVARILASIPAASFAPPELRRGTAVVSAAANEFHEIGAWMVAMALESDGWNVHYLGANTPRQDLEEFVRRTQPDLLCLSVAMPFNLEAAHRTIADLRRDPETACIRILVGGQALLHDPEIAHTLGADAFAPSCSAARDVALELLRSKREP, from the coding sequence ATGTGTGCGCCCCAAGATCCATTGCCCGCGCCGGTGCCTCAAGAACAGGCCGAAAATTATGCCCAGCATACGAGCGCCTTGGTGGAAGCCGTCAATACCGCTCTCTTTGCACGAACCGACCTGATGGATCTCCTGCATGATTGCCCCAGAGAAACCATCGCCGCCAATCATCGCAACCATGCCGCCTTCATGGCCACGGTCTTGCGTTTGGGCAATTTCGTGCTCCTGCGCAAAACCCTCCCGTGGGTGTATCGCGCCTACCACAACCAGGGCGTCGCCTACGCGTATTTCCGGGTGGAGTTGGAAACCTGGATAAACGCCATCAGCCGTATCCTGCCGCCTCCGGTGGACGGCATTCTCGCCGTGTACCAATGGATGCTCGACCGGCACGAGACAACCATCGCGGAGTCCCAACGGCCCAGCCCCACACCGGAACCCGAAGACCCGAAATGGAAGCCCACCTGCGCCGATTTTACCCGGGCCATCATGGCCGGGGATGTGGTGGCCTGTCTGAGCTACGTCCGCCAATGGGTGCACGATGCCGACTCCATGCTGGAGTTCTTTATCCAAGTGCTCCAGCCTGCCCTCTACACCGTGGGCGCGCACTGGGAAAACGGCACCATCACCGTGGCCCAGGAACACCTGGCCTCAGCCATCGTCGCCCGCATCCTGGCAAGCATCCCGGCCGCAAGTTTCGCTCCTCCAGAGCTTCGCCGGGGCACAGCAGTGGTCAGCGCCGCCGCCAACGAATTTCACGAAATCGGCGCCTGGATGGTGGCCATGGCGCTGGAGAGCGATGGCTGGAACGTCCACTACCTCGGGGCGAACACGCCTCGCCAGGACTTGGAAGAATTCGTGCGCCGCACCCAACCCGATTTGCTGTGCCTTTCCGTGGCCATGCCCTTCAACCTGGAGGCAGCCCATCGCACCATCGCTGACCTGCGCCGGGACCCGGAAACCGCGTGCATCCGCATCCTCGTCGGCGGACAGGCCTTGCTCCATGACCCGGAAATCGCCCACACGCTCGGTGCCGATGCCTTTGCCCCCTCCTGCAGTGCGGCCCGAGACGTGGCCCTAGAACTCTTGCGTTCCAAGAGGGAGCCATGA